In Pseudoalteromonas marina, a genomic segment contains:
- a CDS encoding c-type cytochrome: MTSFWSIWVIVLTLACLIIIFGLLVWNLKNYAGVEEGEDCGHEYDGITELNNPLPKWWTYMFFATFIWSVYYLAAYPGLGNWEGLGKWTSSNQGITSLAESKEAVKLAAEEGRFVKLDKEYEAAEERFGPIFNRLAKVPVLDLVQSKIDGDAAQQLALENGTEHEQTDGQLALEIGQRLFSQNCAQCHGSDARGGIGFPNLTDKDWLYGGTPDKIRETLLIGRVAAMPPWGAALGEQGIKEMTAHVLSLSGRTVNQKDAAAGAAKFAMCAACHGADGKGSVAHNLPFGAPNLTDNIWLYGGSQRAVEETLLNGRAGVMPAWKDILGEDKIHLLTAYVYNLSQDK, from the coding sequence ATGACTAGCTTTTGGAGTATTTGGGTTATTGTTTTAACCCTAGCATGCTTAATTATTATCTTTGGCCTATTAGTGTGGAACTTAAAAAACTACGCTGGTGTTGAAGAAGGTGAAGATTGTGGGCATGAGTATGACGGTATTACCGAACTGAACAATCCGCTACCTAAGTGGTGGACTTACATGTTCTTCGCAACGTTTATTTGGTCTGTTTATTACCTAGCAGCATACCCAGGTTTAGGTAACTGGGAAGGGTTAGGTAAATGGACAAGCTCTAATCAGGGTATTACCTCTTTAGCGGAATCGAAAGAAGCCGTTAAGTTAGCAGCTGAAGAAGGCCGTTTTGTAAAACTTGATAAAGAGTATGAAGCAGCAGAAGAGCGTTTTGGTCCTATTTTTAACCGACTTGCAAAAGTACCTGTTTTAGATTTAGTTCAATCTAAAATTGATGGTGATGCAGCGCAGCAGCTAGCTCTTGAAAATGGCACAGAGCATGAGCAAACAGATGGTCAATTAGCGCTAGAAATTGGCCAGCGTTTATTCTCTCAAAACTGTGCACAATGTCACGGCTCTGACGCGCGTGGTGGTATTGGCTTCCCTAACCTAACTGATAAAGACTGGTTATATGGTGGCACACCAGACAAAATTAGAGAAACACTCCTAATTGGTCGTGTTGCAGCTATGCCTCCTTGGGGTGCAGCATTAGGTGAGCAAGGTATAAAAGAAATGACAGCACACGTGTTGAGCCTTTCTGGTCGTACAGTAAACCAAAAAGATGCAGCCGCTGGTGCAGCTAAGTTTGCTATGTGTGCAGCGTGTCACGGTGCAGACGGCAAAGGGTCAGTTGCTCATAACCTACCGTTTGGCGCACCAAACTTAACCGACAACATATGGTTATACGGTGGTTCTCAACGTGCCGTTGAAGAAACACTGCTTAACGGTCGTGCCGGTGTAATGCCAGCGTGGAAAGACATTTTAGGTGAAGATAAAATCCACCTTTTAACTGCGTAC